Within the Pseudonocardia alni genome, the region CGTGGGAGTACTGCCGCGGGTACGCCGACGCGACCCTCGCCGACTGAGCGCGGCACCCCCGAGACACACGACGGGCCCCGGAGGAGATCCTCCGGGGCCCGTCGCCGTGCTGCGTGCCGGACCGCGTCAGTTCGGTGTGCTGCTCACCGCACCGGTCGTCGTCGACGACGGCGGGGGCGTGGTGTCGTCCGAGGGGTCGGCCTGTCCCTCCCCGGCCGCGGTGGGCCGGGTCGTGGGCGCCGTCGTCGGCGTCGTCGGGTCCGCCTGGCCCTCCGTCGTCGGCGAGGTCTCCGACGGCGACGGCGACGTCGTGGGCGACGTCTCACCCGGCCCGTTCAGCACGGACGGGTCGGTGGTGCCCTCCGGGGAGGTCGGGCCGCCCGGGGTGGTCGCTCCCTGCGTCGGACGCGGGTCCGGCGCCGGGGTGTCCTCGTCGCCCTCGGAGACCGGGGGCGGCGGGGCCGGGGTCCCGTCGCGCAGCGGCGACCGTGGGTCGGTCGGCGTGCCCGGCGGGGTCTCGGCGACCTTCTGGCTCAGGAAGCGGTTCTGCTGCTCGAAGTCGTTGCGCAGGTCGGGCGCGGTGCGGTCCACCAGCGGGCCGAGCGCGGCGAGTTCCTGCTGCGCACCGACGGTGTCCCCGGCGGCGAGTTTGGCGTTGACCCGCTCGATGCCCTCGCGCAGCGTGGTCGCGGCCTGCACCTGTTCGGCGCGCTCGCTGTAGAGCACCCGGGAGACACCCCACAGGGCGTCGCCCGGCTGGGCCTCGTGCGCACTGATCGAGACGACGGCCAGCGCACATGCCGCGACCGCCGCGGCGGCGACGAGCGGACGCAGGAAGGAGACCTTCCGCGACGGCTTCGCCGGCTGCAGGATCTGCACGGCCTCGTCGGTGTCGAGGAGCTGCGGGATCGGGTCGCGCTCGACCTCGTCCTTCCAGGACGAGAGCATCGCGGTCAGGTGGTCGTCGACGTCGTAGCCGCGCCGGCCGGGGCCGGACACGCCGAGCCCGGAGGACAGGGCGTTGATCAGCTCGTCGTCGGCCTGGAGCTCGACGAGGTCGATCGGGCCGTCGTCCTCGACGCCGTCGAGGTCGTCCCACTCGTCGGCGCGGGCGGCGTGCCGCTGCACGGCCGGCTGCGGGACGGTGCGCCCGTCGAACGGCACCGGGTGACCCCGGTGCCCGAGCGGATGCGAGTGGCCGTTGGTGTGGCCGTTGGTACGGGGAGGGCGGGGCTCGCCGAAGCGGCCACGCGTCACCGGTGCGGGCGGGCGCTCCCAGCCCTCACCGGGCGGCGGGGGGAAGCCCGGACCGTGCGGACCCTGGTCACGCATCCCGGACCACCTCCTCACTCATCATCTTCCTCAGCCGGGCCAGCGCCCGGTGCTGGGCGACGCGGACGGCGCCCGGGGTGGAGCCGACGGCTGCCGCGGTCTCCTCCGCGGACAGGCCCACGACCACGCGCAACACGATGATCTCCCGATGCTTGTCCGGAAGGATCTCCAGGAGCTTGGACATCTCCTCCGACAGTTCCACCTGCAGGGCCCGGGACTCCGGACCGTCGGACGACTCCATGCGGTCCGGCACGTCGGCCATCGGTTCCGAGCGGTTCCGGGACGCAGCCCGGTGCGCGTCGATGACCTTGTGGGACGCGATGCCGTAGACGAAGGCGAGGAACGGGCGACCCTGCACCCGATACCCCGGCAACGCCGTGAGCACGGCCACGCAGACCTCCTGGGCGACATCGTCCGCCGAGACGGACCCTCGGTCGGTCCCCAGACGGGCGCGGCAGTAGCGCACGACGAGGGGCCGAATCATGGCGAGAACGCGCTCGACCGCGGACCGATCGCCGGCCATGGCCGCTTCGATCCACTCGTCGGGAACGTCTCTTGATTCACTCATCGTGGGGAACCGCCCAGGCGTTACGAGCTTCCAGCAGT harbors:
- a CDS encoding anti-sigma-D factor RsdA — translated: MRDQGPHGPGFPPPPGEGWERPPAPVTRGRFGEPRPPRTNGHTNGHSHPLGHRGHPVPFDGRTVPQPAVQRHAARADEWDDLDGVEDDGPIDLVELQADDELINALSSGLGVSGPGRRGYDVDDHLTAMLSSWKDEVERDPIPQLLDTDEAVQILQPAKPSRKVSFLRPLVAAAAVAACALAVVSISAHEAQPGDALWGVSRVLYSERAEQVQAATTLREGIERVNAKLAAGDTVGAQQELAALGPLVDRTAPDLRNDFEQQNRFLSQKVAETPPGTPTDPRSPLRDGTPAPPPPVSEGDEDTPAPDPRPTQGATTPGGPTSPEGTTDPSVLNGPGETSPTTSPSPSETSPTTEGQADPTTPTTAPTTRPTAAGEGQADPSDDTTPPPSSTTTGAVSSTPN
- a CDS encoding sigma-70 family RNA polymerase sigma factor, coding for MSESRDVPDEWIEAAMAGDRSAVERVLAMIRPLVVRYCRARLGTDRGSVSADDVAQEVCVAVLTALPGYRVQGRPFLAFVYGIASHKVIDAHRAASRNRSEPMADVPDRMESSDGPESRALQVELSEEMSKLLEILPDKHREIIVLRVVVGLSAEETAAAVGSTPGAVRVAQHRALARLRKMMSEEVVRDA